In Nematostella vectensis chromosome 3, jaNemVect1.1, whole genome shotgun sequence, the genomic window taaacatggtgactcgcttctaatggaggttctagcattgattattgtgactgattgctgtaaaatgggacctgacggaaagcaataaaggtatctatttgtgacttgatctgtgtttgcttctctctatttgtattttgtgccttttttggtaagaaatgtttctgagtttaagcatttgtttacgaattggtcagaaatcaaggttgatattttgacaaaagagtcaattctattacattgcttggatgcgcttttgaaggtaTGCCTTGGAGGACtccatgagtatccgggtctgatgatgtttagtttgcatttctgacgttttggagttgggcctatattttacaggcgtccaGGGCGTAATATAgtaatgaaagacttaaaacAGTTTCAAGAATAAGGATACACAGAAACAGATACAAACCATTCATTTGAATTATTCCCTGAATATCGCAAACTTACTAGTCAAATGTGTGGTCCGCCATCGGGTTAGAATGTGCTCTTTGGCGATAGTACTTCTTCTGCGGTAGagccgccatgttggatttTACCCTACATTCACAGCGCAGCTCGCCTTAGTCCCGCTCAGCAAACCTGAATATGGAAAGAGGAATGCCTATCGTTTTTTGCAATTTGTCATGTTATATGGTGAGATGCGCGAGGCAGGGATGATTCTAAAGGGCGCGCTGTTTCTACTTGCGATCTTGATTCAGTGTGAGGCCAAATGCAAAGGTACGTTTAATTAATTGATTGTGCTTGGTTCTCATAATGTCGTAGTTCATAGACTATGTCTAGTAGCGGCTAATAGGCCATGCTCGAATGGTACATTGTAAAATTAGAACAATTTTAATAAGGGTCCTGGCTTATGTTTCTCTTGAGTTTTGTGCAGCTGAAATAGGGTAGCTATTTATTTGTGCTATTCATTTATTGGAGCAACTTAGAATACACTCCacaattattttacaaaagaaCTTTCTTTATGAACGAGACATTAGATACAAGGGAACCAAATAGAGCTTGCGTTGAAAATTCGCAAAAAAGCGCGCAAGTTGTGATGGCCAACGTAGTAAACGCATGTTTATAAAGGTCAAATCTTTGTTATTGCGAAGTTAATCATCAAAACATTTTATATCATATGCGAATTCGGGTTCTAGCCTTGCGCTTGATTACACATGCAAGATCTAAATACCAAGAAGTCTTTTTGTCATTGTCTGTTCATAGCATGGGAGCAGCTTAACAATACCCTTCGCGACATTTCTGAAACACGATACAATGCAACCAAATAGCAGGCGCGAAGTCAGATaagggggggtgaataggggtatgtaaatccgccgatccgcaacattttcggggcaaatccgtggatccgcagatatttttagatccgcatggtttgacagataaacaatagcatcgattgaaattcatttaaaatccgaaattcgaccgtcaaagcagtcgaaatccgaaatccgtgcccaaattgtcaacagatccgtgatccgctgtatttccaaaatccgccaatccgctgaaataatcatcaaaatccgtaatccgtgagcatttcggggctgaatccgccgatccgcgaacctattcaccccctcAGATAACACCTAGTTATCTTATGGAACTTCGGATTTGGAAAATCTATGAAAGTTACTGCCACAGTGACCCCCAAAAAATGCATATTTACAGTTTTATATAGCCTTCTAGCCGGCCCTCGGGTTAttcggaattttttttttcgattattGGGAATCCAATTAAGTTTTATAGAGGTGGAATAAATTTTCCGGATCTCCCTAAATAAACCCTTACCTGTGTACGTAACTGAGGTAATATAAGaacttttaaagaaaaaattcGGCAATaacgcatatttttttataaaatatttctcCAGGCAagtacctgccttcttcaggttacaAATGAGTTACAGAAGAAGGCAGGTACTGGCCTGCCAAAATATCGTTtttaaatctgcgttgttttCGACTTTTTCTTACTGTCTACgccacaaggtccgacgcacatCAGCAGATATAGGCTGTCTGATGGTTATCTTCctacatttttttaacaacGTGGCAGGGAAGTTTAGTTCCTTAGTTTGGATAGGTTTTTCAAATTGTATTCTACGCTTTTTCCAGAGCCGTTGTCGGATTCCTGGCCATCATCTTGCTGTCCGGCCGCATATTTACCATATTGTTGCCTCGACATAGTGCAGCCTTGTCAACAGTCCGCCCCGCCTCTCCTCCTATAGGCCGGGCAGTTCCCTGATGTGGTCCTAGACGGAAAGCCGTTTTGTATGCAGCCCTGGAATTCCTCTGCATGCCAAGCGGGATTTTTCTACAACAAGACCGAGGGGAAGGCGCAACCGTGCCCTGAAGGTAAATGGGACGCAAACGCGCCCTGATGGTAAATGGGACGCAAGCGTGCCCTGATGGTAAATGGGACTCAAACGCGCCTTGGTGGTTAATGGGACGCAAAAGCGCCATGATGGTAAATGGGACACAAACTTGCCCTGATGGTAAATGGGACGCAAACGTGCCCTGATGGTAAATGGGATGCAAACGTGCCCTAATGGTAAATGGGACGCAAACGTGCCCTAATGGTAAATGGGACACAAACGTGCCCTGATGGTAAATGGGATAGACGCAAACGTGCTCTAATGTTAACAATAATACCAAGGCCGTAGCATTGAGATATTGGGGGACATTGAAGAAGACTGGGGGAACACCTCTACGTCATTGCCCCTCCTGGAGCTAGCAGTTCGTGCTGCTTTCTTTGTCGTTTTTGTAAATCAGCTGTTGTTTGTTGGCTACTCCACAGGTTTCTACTGCCCAGTCGACAAGTTGTGCATCATCCCGTGCCCTAAAGGCGCATACTGCATACGAGATCGACTAGTCGAAGCCAAGGTTAGGAGGGGGTGCGTTGTGTTTGCTAGGGGGGGTTGTCTGAAAAGCTTCATGGATTAAACGAAACGTTAGCAAAATAAGCAGGAGAGTTGGCGAGAAGATTGGTTACAGGACAtacgtttttattttattttcactaCTTGCCCTCTCATCTTCCCCCTTTTTGTCTTGTTACCATCGTGCATTTGTCCACACGCTCTGCGCTCTTGACCACCGGGTCTTCGTTCCATTGCATGCTTCTGATGTGCTTGACATGGCATACTTCCGGTGTGCTTGACATGGCATACTTCCGGTGTGCTTGACATGGCATACTTCCGGTGTGCTTGACATGGCATACTTCCGGTGTGCTTGACATGGCATACTTCCGGTGTGCTTGACATGGCATACTTCCGGTGTGCTTGACATGGCATACTTCCGGTGTGCTTGACATGGCATACTTCCGATGTGCTTGACATGACAAACTTCCGATGTGCTTGACATGACATACTTCCGGTGTGCTTGACATGGCATACTTCCTGTGTGCTTGACATGGCATACTTCCGGTGTGCTTGACATGGCATACTTCCGATGTGCTTGACATGACATAATTCCGATGTGCTTGACATGGCATACTTCCGATGTGCTGGACATGACATAATTCCGATGTGCTTGACATGACATACTTCCGGTGTGCTTGACATGGCATACTTCCTGTGTGCTTGACATGGCATACTTCCGGTGTGCTTGACATGGCATACTTCCGGTGTGCTTGACATGACATAATTCCGATGTGCTTGACATGGCATACTTCCGGTGTGCTTGACATGGTATACTTCCGATGTGCTTGACATGACATACTTCCGGTGTGCTTGACATGGCATACTTCCGATGTGCTTGACATGGCATAATTCCGATGTGCTAGACATGGCATACTTCCGATGTGCTTGACATGGCATACTTCCGATGTGCTTGACATGACATACTTCCGGAGTGCTTTGCGAGTGCATTGCTTAGtataaatctcctgatgaaAACATGGCTAATAAAGTACAACTTAACATTTAAACGGATAATAAAACATTGTTTGATTTGGGTTTTTAGACCTCGTCGCCACCTATCTGTAGAGAAGCCAAGAAATGCTGCCATCCGTCAAACTCGCCCCCAGTCTTCGATCCAAGAATGTCGAGGCTCCAGTGTCCCGGACCAAAGTCTGCTGTCCCCTGCCCTGAGGGGAACTATTGCCCTAACGTCACCACCATGATCATGTGTCCAAAGGGGTCGTTCTGCCGGGCGGGCAGCCTCGAGCCACAGAAATGTCCGGTAACTCCAGCTGGTACTATTCATTTAAAAGGAAGTGTTACCGCTGGGTTAAACTCACATGAGTGGTTGGGCTGCTTAAAGGGGAAGTGTCACCGTTGTAACAATGAATGGTTGGTCCGCCTAGTAAAATGGTGggcatgcgcatgcgctgtagatcttgttattgttttcgtatcgtttctgcgttttcgtggAACGGACCGTTATAAAAACGCTTCTTGTGGACacaaatctttttttaaaaaggctgcgttttcaaacgagaAAAGATACTGAGGTCTAAGGACAACCCATTGTTCTGCTTAATTTTCGCGCGTACTTAAATTCGCAATTTTCGCGATTTCAAAAATTCGCGAACTTAAAGACTCGCGAGAAATAATGTCCGCGGACTTTAATCTCGCGAAATTTAatggatataaaaaaaaatgatgacaGTGATTCAAAGTTCTATTCGAGATCTCCTAGAGGACCTGTAACGAAACTATAGAAAATGGCTCAGGATCAAGAACACTTTTCCATTACTGAGACAGACTTTTAAAAGGGACAACGTGTTTTGTTTCAATATATTGGTTTCCTGTTTCAGTTgtcaattttttaaaatcaaaaaaataaagtcaCTTGAACATAAAAAAGCGATATTTAATCCCCCGcaaaaacaattttctctCAATTTTCTCGATAAATTAAAGACTCGCGAAATGTGCTGAGAAAATCTTCGCGAAATTTAAGATGCGCGAAACTAAAGAAGAATAAGGTAATAATTTAAACAGTTACAAAAAACTTAATTGACATCGATCTTCCAACGGTAGGAGAATGATTGGGAGCATATGAGACATGCATGGGGATACTCGGGGAGCTTTAAGAGATATTCAAGCgctttgtgttttgttgcAGCTTATCTCTGTGTGCAAGCGAGGCGCCGCTGCCCCGGTGAGCGCAGGTGCAGGAGttcttttcattttcatcCTCTTCCTGTTGTTCGTGGCAATACTGTACTACTTCCGGCGCAGACAACAGATCCACACGCTGGCCCTTCAGTTTGGCAGGCGCTTTGTCCCGTCCATCAGAGAAAGGTGAACGATATCGTGCCTATCGTGCATTCAGATTTCTGGTGCCGTAGCGACAATAGGGGGGCGGAAGAGGGGGGGGTGCcccttgttttatttcttggaTTATGAGCAATTGACtggtaggggcgtggctgtccCTACCCAGTTTTCTTAATGTGTCTGTATTGTGTGTATTCTCACAAGCTGTTAGCCAAGGTTCGAAAAGGCGCAATGTTTTTGTTAACAAAGGTTCGAGCAGATTCTGCTGTTCTCGCATGCAAAACTGCTGTGTAGGTACCATACATATACGGTGCGACTTAGATTGTTCTCACATGCAAAACTGCTGTGTAGGTACCGGAATACACATACGGTACAGGCCGGGCTCATGGACGTCGTTGAACAAGTTGCATCAGTAGATGTTGACGGGGACGAAAGGATCACACCCAAACTCTCCACCGTTGACTTATTGTTCCGGGACCTGAGCCTTACTCTAAAACAGGTGAGTAAAAGGGGGGAAGGTTCACAGTCATAGGCATcatggaaaaaggatagtaaTTGATGATCCTtcaaaagaaatgacccacttatTGGCAGCCATGGAGGGTGCGCGCGAACCCTGCACACCCTTCCCTGTATATGAGCCTGGAGGTTTACTTTTAAATGAAATACAAGACAGGAAATTATTGTGCGTCTTATATTTTTGGTTTATTTTCAGACAGGAAAGCAGGTTTTGCAAAGCGTGACTGGGGAGATTCGTGCAGGTGAAGTTACCGCAATCATGGGTCCGTCAGGAGCTGGAAAGACTACTCTGCTTAACACGCTCAGTGGCAAGGCTTACTACGGTGTAAGTTTATACCTTAAGCATTAATTTTTACAAATTTAAGCTTCAAGAGGGGGTAGAAAGGTTTGATAGATAAATATATCATTGCTCAGTATTCGTTTAGCTGCCTTACTGTCTTTTTGATGCAGAAACGTCACGGCCAAATCATGGTGAATGGAGTGGAGGTAGACGGGCTGGAGTCATTCAGGACAATCACAGGATTTGTGCCTCAGGTATTATCAGGGGAGGAATGGGTAATATGTCGTGATGTTGTGGATACCGCTTCCCATGGGAGGGAGGAGTTAGGTGGATCATGTCAGGGGAGTAGCCGCGTCAGGTTTGTATTGACAAGGGAGGGATGCGAACAtcactctatgaccggttagTGTGCCTGGACGCATATTCCCTTATCTAAGACTTTGCCAAGGTTTGTTTGTTGGGGAGggatttttagaaaatagcTCCTTCAGTTGTATTATTAAATTTTTCATATGATGTTTGTATCTAATATGGTATGGTAATATTTCCTTTTATTGTGTATGCTATGGCATTTTGTCTTTTCCCTCCCATTCGTTACTGCGTGCCTGGTTGTCATGGGTGTCTTGGTATGTTTTCACAGGAGGATATCATGCACCGTTCACTGACGGTACTCGAGGTGTTGCGTTACCAAGCGACCCTAAGACTTCCGTCTAACATGACTTCACACGAAAAACAACAGCGCGTGGATcaggttattattattgttattatttgcaGGGGTAATCAAGAAAGCAGTAACGTGAAAACGAGTTCAACTATAAATAAACGTCCTTGGTTTGCGAAAATGTTTCAATTCCATGCCGTGatattttacaattttagGGGGAACGCAATTATGACTAATAAATGTATCAGTGTCAACCAAGATTACACTTCGCTTGAACTACCAATGCCAACTTTCTTCTTTTAGACAtatgtgaattttttttcagatgattGAGCTCTTCGGCCTTGAAAAGATCAAGCACATACAGATAGGAGACGAGgtaaaacataaacaaaatagTTTGTTAGACTCGATCCGAAGTAGAGCACTCATGTAAACATATGGTGCGAGGGGAATTAGTGGATTTCACCTCCACTGCATTTCTTCTAAAATTTATGTCCGAATCTTCAGGGGGCGGGGGCTTTCAGTCTAGTTAAGTCTTGCCACATAGGTGACTGTGATTTCTCATACCTACAATAGTGTCTAACACTCCAAGCTTTTTTTACAGGAGTCACGTGGTATCTCAGGCGGACAGAGAAAGCGTGTTAATATCGGAATGGAACTGGTAGCTGACCCAACCCTGCTCTTCCTAGACGAGCCCACGAGGTATGGTCAGTGGTGAGACTAAATAAATCATGCGCAGACAGGAATTGTCAGTTCGTCTGTTCAAATAGCTTTAGTCAGGCTCCACCCCGACCCCCCTTTTGACTCTTCCATataatatctatgactgcgcaccacccCTTTTTTACTCTTCCATatcatatctatgactgcgcaccacccCTTTTGACTCTTCCATATCATATCTTTGACTGCGCACCACCCCTTTTTGACTCTTCCATatcatatctatgactgcgcaccacccCTTTTTGACTCTTCCATatcatatctatgactgcgcaccacccCTTTTTGACTCTTCCATATCATatatatgactgcgcaccacccCTTTTGACTCTTCCATatcatatctatgactgcgcaccacccCTTTTTGACTCTTCCATatcatatctatgactgcgcaccacccCTTTTTGACTCTTCCATATCATatatatgactgcgcaccacccTTTTTGACTCTTCCATatcatatctatgactgcgcaccacccCTTTTGACCCTTCCATatcatatctatgactgcgcaccacccTTTTTGACCCTTCCATatcatatctatgactgcgcaccacccTTTTTGACTCTTCCATatcatatctatgactgcgcaccacccCTTTTGACCCTTCCATATGATATCATATCTATCACTGCGCACCACCCCTTTTGACTCTTCCATatcatatctatgactgcgcaccacccCTTTTGACCCTTCCATATGATATCATATCTATCACTGCGCACCACCCCTTTTGACTCTTCCATATCttatctatgactgcgcaccacccCTTTTTGACTCTTCCATatcatatctatgactgcgcaccacccCTTTTGACTCTTCCATatcatatctatgactgcgcaccacccCTTTTGACTCTTCCATatcatatctatgactgcgcaccacccCTTTTGACTCTTCCATatcatatctatgactgcgcaccacccTTTTTGACTCTTCCATatcatatctatgactgcgcaccacccCTTTTGACTCTTCCATatcatatctatgactgcgcaccacccTTTTTAACTCTTCCATatcatatctatgactgcgcaccacccCTTTTGACCTTCCATATCATatatatgactgcgcaccacccATTTTTGACTCTTCCATatcatatctatgactgcgcaccacccCTTTTGACTCTTCCATatcatatctatgactgcgcaccacccTTTTTTGACTCTTCCATATCATATCTTTGACTGCGCACCACCCTTTTTGACCCTTCCATATCATATCTATGAGTGCGCACCACCCCTTTTGACTCTTCCATatcatatctatgactgcgcaccacccCTTTTTGACTCTTCCATATCATATCTTTGACTGCGCGCCACCCTTTTTGACCCTTCCATatcatatctatgactgcgcaccacccCTTTTGACTCTTCCATatcatatctatgactgcgcaccacccCTTTTTGACTCTTCCATATCATATCTACGACTGCGCACCACCCCTTTTTGACTCTTCCATatcatatctatgactgcacaccaCCCCTTTTGACTCTTCCATatcatatctatgactgcgcacaaCCCCTTTTGACTCTTCCATAccatatctatgactgcgcaccacccCTTTTGACTCTTCCATatcatatctatgactgcgcaccacccTTTTTGACTCTTCCATatcatatctatgactgcgcaccacccCTTTTGACTCTTCCATatcatatctatgactgcgcacaaCCCCTTTTGACTCTTCCATAccatatctatgactgcgcaccacccCTTTTGACTCTTCCATatcatatctatgactgcgcaccacccTTTTTGACTCTTCCATatcatatctatgactgcgcaccacccCTTTTGACTCTTCCATatcatatctatgactgcgcaccacccCTTTTGACTCTTCCATatcatatctatgactgcgcaccacccCTTTTGACTCTTCCATatcatatctatgactgcgcaccacccTTTTTGACTCTTCCATatcatatctatgactgcgcaccacccCTTTTGACTCTTCCATatcatatctatgactgcgcaccacccTTTTTGACTCTTCCATatcatatctatgactgcgcaccacccCTTTTGACCCTTCCATATCATatatatgactgcgcaccacccATTTTTTACTCTTCCATATCATATATATGACTGCACACCACCCCTTTTGACTCTTCCATatcatatctatgactgcgcaccacccTTTTTGACTCTTCCATATCATATCTAAGACTGCGCACCACCCCTTTTTGACCCTTCCATatcatatctatgactgcgcaccacccCTTTTGACTCTTCCATatcatatctatgactgcgcaccacccCTTTTGACCCTTCCATATCATatatatgactgcgcaccacccATTTTTGACTCTTCCATATCATATATATGACTGCACACCACCCCTTTTGACTCTTCCATatcatatctatgactgcgcaccacccTTTTTGACTCTTCCATatcatatctatgactgcgcaccacccCTTTTGACCCttccatatcatatcatatctatgactgcgcaccacccCTTTTGACTCTTCCATatcatatctatgactgcgcaccacccCTTTTTGACTCTTCCATatcatatctatgactgcgcaccacccCTTTTGACTCTTCCATatcatatctatgactgcgcaccacccCTTTTGACTCTCCCATatcatatctatgactgcgcaccacccCTTTTGACTCTTCCATatcatatctatgactgcgcaccacccCTTTTGACTCTTCCATatcatatctatgactgcgcaccacccCTTTTTGACTCTTCCATatcatatctatgactgcgcaccacccTTTTTGACCCT contains:
- the LOC5509048 gene encoding putative white-brown complex homolog protein 30 — translated: MSYRRRQAGQFPDVVLDGKPFCMQPWNSSACQAGFFYNKTEGKAQPCPEGFYCPVDKLCIIPCPKGAYCIRDRLVEAKTSSPPICREAKKCCHPSNSPPVFDPRMSRLQCPGPKSAVPCPEGNYCPNVTTMIMCPKGSFCRAGSLEPQKCPLISVCKRGAAAPVSAGAGVLFIFILFLLFVAILYYFRRRQQIHTLALQFGRRFVPSIRERYRNTHTVQAGLMDVVEQVASVDVDGDERITPKLSTVDLLFRDLSLTLKQTGKQVLQSVTGEIRAGEVTAIMGPSGAGKTTLLNTLSGKAYYGKRHGQIMVNGVEVDGLESFRTITGFVPQEDIMHRSLTVLEVLRYQATLRLPSNMTSHEKQQRVDQMIELFGLEKIKHIQIGDEESRGISGGQRKRVNIGMELVADPTLLFLDEPTSGLDSTSSLLVLDALRAVAEKGKLTVICVIHQPRFEIFDRMHKVLFLGPGGRTVFQGTVDESMAYFSSLNLRMPANVNPADFFMDVIGGLYDGKDADKNFTSAKLFDEWENHVGGKTAGSSASPDHRVMPAIVTDHHRKLPGFFSQFFCFLSREIRLQFRLTKTLLMDQFLVLLAGGTLGALRREAPLDQFFVLQTLSSLAIGLTAMLSALRCFGNTRTTFWRESSTGINRLSYFLAVNVVQLPILVVTPMMYLSLLYPLVAPRGFLMYHYIATLAAQFACTGMGYAISTLFNPKNSQMASVTFALISSLVSGLSPSLCKMQDYTVIGPMMYTLSYCRWYVEALFEKEAIRFPDVLGQYVHELANKNGYSLDNYATCIMAMMVMGLVYRVLAFLFLVFTNRGKQQ